From the genome of Halomonas sp. 1513, one region includes:
- a CDS encoding CidA/LrgA family protein, translating to MPALRGFLWLVVFLLCGEALVWALRLPVSPGVVGLLLMTLWLALRGRVNPDIQAASQPLIAVLAMLIMPGVVGIFFIADEFAGQWLAVAAALLLGTLASVATTLWLMLRFMPPESADE from the coding sequence ATGCCGGCACTGCGCGGGTTCCTGTGGCTAGTGGTATTTCTACTGTGCGGTGAAGCGCTGGTCTGGGCGCTGAGGCTGCCGGTCTCCCCCGGGGTGGTCGGCTTGCTGCTGATGACCCTGTGGCTGGCCCTGCGCGGCCGGGTCAACCCCGACATCCAGGCCGCCAGCCAGCCGCTGATCGCGGTGCTGGCGATGCTGATCATGCCCGGCGTGGTGGGGATCTTCTTCATTGCCGACGAATTCGCCGGCCAGTGGCTGGCGGTGGCCGCGGCGCTGCTGCTGGGTACCCTGGCCAGCGTCGCCACCACGCTGTGGCTGATGCTGCGCTTCATGCCACCGGAAAGCGCCGATGAATAG
- a CDS encoding bifunctional glyoxylate/hydroxypyruvate reductase B (catalyzes the formation of glycolate from glyoxylate and glycerate from hydroxypyruvate): MTKRIVAYRRLSDSQLEALRNDFHVDYFADLASTDEPSFREALSQAHGVIGAGLPLTPALLDTAPRLEAVATISVGYDNYPVEALTERGILLCNTPDVLTETTADTAFALIMASARRVVELADFIKRGDWQESIGEAQFGSDVHGKTLGLIGMGRIGAAIARRGALGFNMPILYSNASPKSHLEAEFGARRREMDDLLAEADFVCITVPLTAETEKLIGAREFGLMKPGAIFINIARGKVVDEAALIEALESGQLHGAGLDVFEHEPLAPESPLPRLANVVALPHIGSATHETRTAMAQRAVDNLTLALKGERPINLVNDAAWASRRGTG, encoded by the coding sequence ATGACCAAGCGTATCGTGGCCTATCGGCGCCTCAGCGACAGCCAGCTCGAAGCGCTGCGGAACGACTTTCACGTCGACTACTTCGCCGATCTCGCCTCCACCGACGAGCCGTCCTTTCGCGAGGCGCTGAGCCAGGCCCACGGCGTGATCGGCGCCGGCCTGCCGTTGACGCCGGCACTGCTGGATACCGCGCCTCGGCTCGAAGCAGTAGCGACGATCTCGGTTGGCTACGACAACTACCCGGTCGAGGCACTCACCGAGCGCGGCATCCTGCTCTGCAATACCCCCGACGTGCTCACCGAAACCACCGCCGATACTGCCTTTGCGCTGATCATGGCCAGTGCGCGGCGGGTGGTGGAACTCGCCGACTTCATCAAGCGCGGCGATTGGCAGGAGAGCATCGGCGAGGCGCAGTTCGGCAGCGACGTCCACGGCAAGACCCTCGGCCTGATCGGCATGGGCCGGATCGGCGCGGCCATCGCGCGGCGCGGTGCGCTAGGCTTCAATATGCCGATTCTCTACTCCAACGCCTCACCCAAGTCGCACCTCGAGGCCGAGTTCGGCGCTCGACGCCGCGAGATGGACGACCTGCTGGCCGAGGCCGACTTCGTGTGCATCACGGTGCCCCTCACCGCCGAGACCGAGAAGCTGATCGGCGCCCGCGAATTCGGCCTGATGAAGCCCGGCGCCATCTTCATCAACATCGCCCGCGGCAAGGTGGTCGACGAAGCCGCACTGATCGAGGCACTCGAGAGCGGCCAGCTGCACGGCGCCGGCCTGGATGTCTTCGAGCACGAACCGCTGGCGCCGGAATCGCCGCTGCCGCGGCTGGCCAACGTAGTGGCACTGCCGCATATCGGCTCGGCGACCCACGAGACGCGCACCGCCATGGCCCAGCGCGCCGTGGATAACCTCACGCTGGCGCTCAAGGGCGAGCGGCCGATCAATCTGGTCAACGACGCCGCCTGGGCGTCGCGTCGCGGCACCGGCTGA
- a CDS encoding translation initiation factor, translating to MASLRDQLSGLVYSTEHGDICPDCRAPIANCECAAHAEQARLEALDGIVRIRRETSGRKGKGVTTVEGVPLGDSELKALAKALKKRCGTGGAVKDGVIEIQGDHRDTLHDALTRQGYRVKLAGG from the coding sequence ATGGCATCCCTACGCGACCAGCTAAGCGGGCTGGTCTACTCCACCGAGCACGGCGATATCTGCCCCGACTGCCGGGCGCCGATCGCCAACTGCGAGTGTGCGGCACACGCCGAGCAGGCACGCCTCGAGGCACTCGACGGCATCGTGCGCATCCGCCGCGAAACCAGCGGCAGGAAAGGCAAGGGCGTGACCACCGTCGAGGGCGTGCCGCTGGGCGACAGCGAGCTCAAGGCGCTGGCCAAGGCACTCAAGAAGCGCTGCGGTACCGGCGGCGCCGTCAAGGACGGTGTCATCGAAATCCAGGGCGACCACCGCGACACCCTGCACGATGCACTCACCCGCCAAGGCTACCGCGTCAAGCTGGCCGGCGGCTGA
- a CDS encoding NERD domain-containing protein → MAWLEYLLPLIFLFPLGATAVIVLALRNLHDARVRSPFDAHPLREPGQALRDRLDRAFASLFLNGALGPIVVLAPLVYGMGRMLFASQQDWVEWSLYGMLSTLLVMVFCFLLIRDYQRIRRLKLGLACELVIGQELERLVRPDAHPFHIFHDIPADTYTIDHVAVTPHGVFVIETRARTWPVDPRGEGRNQVVVERQRLRFPGWSERRPLLKTRQAVQWLRKWLAQECGTSVPVKGVLALPGWEIDASQADGDLLVVGGEHLAEQLSAMPLGPFDDATHDRAIRALMQRAALVELQHLQEPSV, encoded by the coding sequence ATGGCCTGGCTGGAATACTTACTGCCGCTGATCTTTTTGTTCCCCCTGGGAGCCACCGCGGTGATCGTCCTGGCGCTGCGCAATCTGCACGACGCGCGGGTGCGCTCGCCGTTTGACGCTCATCCACTGCGCGAGCCCGGCCAGGCGCTACGCGACCGCCTCGACCGCGCCTTTGCCAGCCTGTTCCTCAACGGGGCCCTGGGGCCCATCGTGGTCCTGGCGCCGCTGGTCTACGGCATGGGCCGGATGCTGTTCGCCAGCCAGCAGGACTGGGTGGAGTGGAGCCTCTACGGCATGCTCAGCACGTTGCTGGTGATGGTGTTCTGCTTCCTGTTGATCCGTGACTACCAGCGAATCCGCCGGCTCAAGCTGGGCCTGGCCTGCGAGCTGGTGATCGGCCAGGAGCTCGAGCGCCTGGTGCGCCCGGATGCCCACCCCTTCCATATCTTCCACGACATCCCCGCCGACACCTACACCATCGACCATGTCGCGGTGACGCCCCACGGGGTGTTCGTGATCGAGACCCGCGCCCGGACCTGGCCGGTCGACCCCCGCGGCGAAGGACGCAATCAGGTGGTGGTGGAGCGCCAACGACTGCGTTTTCCCGGCTGGAGCGAGCGGCGCCCGCTGCTCAAGACCCGCCAGGCCGTGCAGTGGCTGCGCAAGTGGCTGGCGCAAGAGTGCGGCACCTCGGTACCGGTCAAGGGCGTACTCGCCCTGCCCGGCTGGGAGATCGACGCCAGCCAGGCCGACGGCGACCTGCTGGTGGTCGGCGGCGAGCACCTCGCCGAACAGCTCTCCGCGATGCCGCTGGGCCCCTTCGACGATGCCACCCACGACCGCG
- a CDS encoding haloacid dehalogenase: MATPRCLLFDCDGTLVDSEPLLAAEMAESLTQAGLPFSPSDYMGEFRGARFCNIVAELQRRHGSIDPQRLSHSEGEMRRRLADRIDSELQPLPGVREALATLSDFPRAVVSNGPESKIRAGLRATGLAEAFGDNLFSGYTANCWKPDPCLYLHAASIMGYRAEECLAIDDAIVGVKAALAAGMRVVHLNRFPDVESTPDGAISISNMHQLPTIIGRLLLPETASV, translated from the coding sequence ATGGCAACACCTCGATGCCTACTGTTCGATTGCGACGGCACCCTCGTCGACAGCGAACCCTTACTGGCCGCCGAAATGGCGGAAAGCCTCACTCAGGCGGGCCTACCCTTTTCCCCCAGCGACTACATGGGAGAGTTTCGCGGCGCCCGCTTCTGCAACATCGTGGCTGAGCTGCAGCGCCGCCATGGGTCCATCGACCCCCAACGCCTCAGCCACTCCGAGGGCGAGATGCGGCGCAGGCTCGCCGACCGTATCGACAGCGAACTGCAGCCGCTGCCGGGCGTGCGCGAGGCGCTCGCTACCCTGAGCGATTTTCCCCGCGCGGTGGTTTCCAACGGCCCGGAGAGCAAGATCCGCGCCGGCCTGCGCGCCACCGGCCTGGCCGAGGCCTTCGGCGACAACCTGTTCAGCGGCTATACCGCCAACTGCTGGAAACCCGATCCCTGCCTCTATCTGCACGCCGCCAGCATCATGGGCTACCGTGCCGAAGAGTGCCTGGCGATCGACGATGCCATCGTCGGCGTCAAGGCGGCACTGGCCGCCGGCATGCGGGTGGTGCACCTGAACCGCTTTCCGGATGTCGAGAGCACTCCTGACGGCGCCATCAGCATCAGCAACATGCATCAGCTGCCCACCATCATCGGCCGGCTGCTGCTACCCGAGACGGCCAGCGTCTGA
- the gapA gene encoding erythrose-4-phosphate dehydrogenase (required for glycolysis; catalyzes the formation of 3-phospho-D-glyceroyl phosphate from D-glyceraldehyde 3-phosphate), whose amino-acid sequence MAHRIAINGYGRIGQCVLRALHERRDLDDLEVVAINELSDLDTIAYLTRYDTTHGRFPGRVERNGDYLLIDERAIRVVSAAEPRQLPWRELGIDLVLECSGSFSERDMAERHLAAGAGRLLFSQPAESDVDATIVCGINDHRLAPQQRIVSAASCTTNCLIPVLTVLDDALGIAHGVTTTIHSAMNDQPVIDAYHQTDLRLTRSAMQSIVPVDTGLARGINRLMPHLAGRFECLHVRVPTINVSAMDLAITVNRETSAAEVNALLAEASRGRLSGLLGFTEEPMASIDFNHDPRSGIVDATQTRVAGGRLIKLLCWFDNEWGFANRMLDVAGRLARLGPPPTPPA is encoded by the coding sequence ATGGCCCATCGTATTGCCATCAATGGTTACGGCCGTATCGGCCAGTGCGTGCTGCGCGCGCTGCATGAGCGTCGCGATCTCGACGACCTCGAGGTGGTAGCGATCAACGAGCTCTCCGATCTCGACACCATCGCCTACCTGACCCGCTATGACACCACCCACGGGCGCTTCCCGGGTCGCGTCGAGCGCAACGGCGACTACCTGCTGATCGATGAGCGGGCGATCCGCGTGGTCTCCGCCGCCGAGCCGCGGCAGCTGCCGTGGCGCGAACTGGGCATCGACCTGGTGCTGGAGTGCTCGGGCAGCTTCAGCGAGCGCGACATGGCCGAACGCCACCTGGCCGCCGGCGCCGGGCGCCTGCTGTTCTCGCAGCCCGCCGAGAGCGACGTCGACGCCACCATCGTGTGCGGCATCAACGACCACCGCCTGGCGCCCCAACAGCGCATCGTCTCCGCCGCCTCGTGCACCACCAACTGCCTGATCCCGGTGCTCACCGTGCTCGACGACGCCCTGGGCATCGCCCACGGCGTGACGACGACCATCCATTCGGCGATGAACGACCAGCCGGTGATCGACGCCTACCACCAGACCGACCTGCGCCTGACGCGCTCGGCGATGCAGTCGATCGTGCCGGTGGACACCGGCCTGGCGCGCGGCATCAACCGCCTGATGCCGCACCTGGCGGGGCGCTTCGAATGCCTGCACGTGCGCGTGCCGACCATCAACGTCTCGGCCATGGACCTGGCGATCACCGTCAACCGCGAGACCAGCGCCGCCGAGGTCAACGCCCTGCTGGCCGAGGCCAGCCGTGGGCGCCTGAGCGGACTGCTGGGCTTCACCGAGGAGCCGATGGCGTCCATCGACTTCAACCACGATCCGCGCTCGGGTATCGTGGACGCCACTCAGACCCGGGTGGCCGGTGGCCGCCTGATCAAGCTGCTGTGCTGGTTCGACAACGAGTGGGGGTTCGCCAACCGCATGCTCGACGTCGCCGGGCGCCTGGCGCGCCTCGGCCCACCGCCAACGCCGCCCGCATGA
- a CDS encoding phosphoglycerate kinase — translation MNVRKMTDLPLAGQRVLIREDLNVPVKNGRVSSDARLRAALPTIQAAVEAGAKVLLMSHLGRPTEGEPAAEFSLAPVAERLGELLGRPVRLVDDYLDVSLDLLDGEVVLLENVRFNVGEKNDDEALAKQYAALCDIYVMDAFGTAHRAQASTHGVARFAPTACAGPLLAGELDALEKALATPQRPMAAIVGGSKVSTKLEVLNALSERCDQLIVGGGIANTFIAAAGYNVGKSLHEADLIEQAKALMAKVEIPLPTDVVVATEFSERATAVTKPVDQVNDDEMILDIGPDTAGRLAGLLKDAGTILWNGPVGVFEIDQFGHGTQALSQAIAESNGFSIAGGGDTLAAIDKYAIADRVSYISTGGGAFLEYVEGKTLPAVAALEAAYEAAR, via the coding sequence ATGAACGTACGCAAGATGACCGACCTGCCACTCGCCGGCCAGCGAGTGCTGATCCGCGAGGACTTGAACGTACCGGTCAAGAACGGCCGCGTGTCCAGCGACGCCCGCCTGCGCGCCGCCCTTCCGACCATCCAGGCCGCCGTCGAGGCGGGTGCCAAGGTGCTGCTGATGAGCCACCTGGGGCGCCCCACCGAGGGCGAGCCCGCCGCCGAGTTCTCGCTGGCACCGGTGGCCGAGCGGCTCGGTGAACTGCTCGGCCGCCCGGTGCGCCTGGTCGACGACTACCTCGACGTCTCCCTCGACCTGCTCGACGGCGAGGTGGTGCTGCTCGAGAACGTGCGCTTCAACGTCGGCGAGAAAAACGACGATGAAGCGCTGGCCAAGCAGTACGCCGCGCTGTGCGACATCTACGTGATGGACGCCTTCGGCACCGCCCACCGCGCCCAGGCCTCGACCCACGGCGTGGCGCGCTTCGCCCCCACCGCCTGCGCCGGCCCGCTGCTGGCCGGCGAGCTCGACGCACTGGAGAAGGCCCTGGCCACGCCCCAGCGGCCGATGGCCGCCATCGTCGGCGGTTCCAAGGTTTCCACCAAGCTCGAGGTGCTCAACGCCCTCTCCGAGCGCTGCGATCAGCTGATCGTCGGCGGTGGCATCGCCAACACCTTCATTGCGGCGGCCGGCTACAACGTCGGCAAGTCGCTGCATGAGGCCGACCTGATCGAGCAGGCCAAGGCGCTGATGGCCAAGGTCGAGATCCCGCTGCCCACCGATGTGGTGGTGGCCACCGAGTTCTCCGAGCGCGCCACCGCGGTGACCAAGCCGGTCGACCAGGTCAATGATGATGAGATGATCCTGGATATCGGCCCCGATACCGCCGGGCGCCTCGCCGGCCTGCTCAAGGACGCCGGCACCATCCTGTGGAACGGCCCGGTCGGAGTGTTCGAGATCGACCAGTTCGGCCACGGCACTCAGGCACTGTCCCAGGCGATCGCCGAGAGCAACGGCTTCTCCATCGCCGGCGGCGGCGACACCCTGGCGGCCATCGACAAGTACGCCATTGCCGATCGCGTCTCCTATATCTCCACCGGCGGCGGCGCCTTCCTCGAGTACGTCGAGGGCAAGACCCTGCCCGCGGTGGCGGCCCTCGAGGCGGCCTACGAGGCCGCCCGCTAG
- a CDS encoding NAD-dependent deacetylase, with translation MPPNASSTETTPHDPARVAQAAASLAEFITRHPRLVVLTGAGVSTDSGIPDYRGRDGAWKRPPPMSHQAFMASHAARQRYWARALVGFRALSEARPGAAHRGLALLERRGQLDTLITQNVDGLHQRAGNRRVIDLHGRAEIVRCMACDARRMRHDLHAELAASNPHWLALEARVGPDGDADLERDFDDFQVPGCTRCGRGIWKPDVVFFGDQVPAERVTAARAAVSRGDALLVVGSSLMVYSGFRFARQAVAEQTPLACLNLGHTRADALYDLKLEAPIGATLEALPEHLEG, from the coding sequence ATGCCTCCCAACGCCTCCAGCACCGAGACGACGCCGCATGACCCGGCCCGTGTGGCCCAAGCCGCCGCGTCGCTGGCCGAGTTCATCACCCGTCATCCGCGGCTGGTGGTGCTCACCGGTGCCGGGGTGAGTACCGACAGCGGTATTCCAGACTACCGCGGCCGCGATGGCGCCTGGAAACGGCCGCCGCCGATGAGCCACCAGGCGTTCATGGCCAGTCATGCGGCGCGCCAGCGCTACTGGGCGCGGGCGCTGGTCGGCTTTCGTGCGCTCAGCGAGGCGCGCCCCGGCGCGGCGCATCGTGGCCTGGCGCTGCTCGAGCGGCGCGGTCAGCTGGATACCCTGATCACCCAGAACGTCGACGGCCTGCATCAGCGTGCCGGCAACCGGCGCGTCATCGACCTTCACGGCCGCGCCGAGATCGTGCGCTGCATGGCCTGCGATGCGCGGCGCATGCGCCACGACCTGCACGCCGAGTTGGCGGCCAGCAATCCGCACTGGCTGGCCCTGGAGGCGCGTGTCGGACCCGACGGCGATGCCGATCTGGAGCGCGACTTCGACGACTTCCAGGTGCCCGGCTGCACGCGCTGCGGGCGCGGCATCTGGAAGCCCGACGTGGTGTTCTTCGGCGACCAGGTGCCGGCGGAGCGGGTAACCGCCGCGCGTGCGGCGGTATCGCGTGGCGATGCGCTGCTGGTGGTGGGGTCGTCGCTGATGGTCTATTCCGGCTTCCGTTTTGCGCGCCAGGCGGTGGCCGAGCAGACGCCATTGGCCTGCCTCAACCTCGGCCATACCCGTGCCGATGCGCTCTATGACCTCAAGCTCGAGGCGCCGATCGGCGCTACCCTCGAGGCGCTGCCGGAGCACCTCGAGGGCTGA
- a CDS encoding fructose-1,6-bisphosphate aldolase: MALISMRQMLDHAAERGYGIPAFNVNNLEQMRAIMEAADQTDSPVIVQASAGARKYAGAPFLRHLILAAVEEFPHIPVVMHQDHGTSPAVCQRSIQLGFSSVMMDGSLGEDGKTPMDYAYNVDVTRRTVEMAHACGVSVEGELGCLGSLETGMAGEEDGIGAEGKLDMEQLLTDPEEAAAFVKATQVDALAIAIGTSHGAYKFTRPPTGDTLSIQRIKEIHARIPDTHLVMHGSSSVPQEWLAIINEFGGEIPETYGVPVEEIVEGIKHGVRKVNIDTDLRLASTGAVRRFLAQNPSEFDPRKFLKETVSAMREVCIARYEAFGTAGNASRIKPISLEAMVGRYDSGELAPKVK, encoded by the coding sequence ATGGCACTGATCAGCATGCGCCAGATGCTGGACCACGCCGCCGAGCGCGGTTACGGCATCCCGGCCTTCAACGTCAACAACCTCGAGCAGATGCGCGCCATCATGGAAGCCGCCGACCAGACCGATTCGCCGGTCATCGTGCAGGCCTCCGCCGGCGCCCGCAAATATGCCGGAGCGCCCTTCCTGCGCCACCTGATCCTGGCCGCGGTGGAGGAGTTCCCGCATATCCCCGTGGTCATGCACCAGGACCACGGCACCAGCCCGGCGGTGTGCCAGCGCTCCATCCAACTGGGCTTCTCCTCGGTGATGATGGACGGCTCGCTGGGTGAAGACGGCAAGACCCCGATGGACTACGCCTACAACGTCGATGTCACCCGTCGCACCGTCGAGATGGCTCACGCCTGCGGCGTCTCGGTGGAGGGCGAGCTAGGCTGCCTGGGCAGCCTGGAAACCGGCATGGCCGGCGAGGAAGACGGCATCGGCGCCGAGGGCAAGCTCGACATGGAGCAGCTGCTCACCGACCCGGAAGAGGCCGCCGCCTTCGTCAAGGCCACCCAGGTCGACGCCCTGGCCATCGCCATCGGTACCAGCCACGGCGCCTACAAGTTCACCCGGCCACCCACCGGCGACACCCTCTCCATCCAGCGCATCAAGGAGATCCACGCGCGCATCCCCGACACCCACCTGGTGATGCACGGCTCCTCTTCGGTGCCCCAGGAGTGGCTCGCCATCATCAACGAGTTCGGCGGCGAGATCCCCGAGACCTACGGCGTGCCGGTGGAAGAGATCGTCGAGGGCATCAAGCACGGCGTGCGCAAGGTCAACATCGACACCGACCTGCGCCTGGCCTCCACCGGCGCGGTGCGCCGCTTCCTGGCCCAGAACCCATCCGAGTTCGACCCGCGCAAGTTCCTTAAGGAGACCGTCTCCGCCATGCGTGAGGTGTGCATTGCCCGCTACGAGGCCTTCGGCACCGCAGGCAACGCCAGCCGCATCAAGCCGATCAGCCTTGAGGCCATGGTCGGCCGCTACGACAGCGGCGAGCTGGCGCCCAAGGTGAAGTAA